Proteins encoded within one genomic window of Cucumis sativus cultivar 9930 chromosome 3, Cucumber_9930_V3, whole genome shotgun sequence:
- the LOC101217589 gene encoding bidirectional sugar transporter SWEET5, producing MVSADLARFIVGVIGNVISFGLFLSPVPTFYEIIKKKSVEEFKPDPYIATALNCMFWVFYGMPFVHPDSFLVITINSVGLLLEIIYLTIFFLYADYRGRTKVCISLLIELILVSIVIHITILALQGTKNRSLMVGIICDIFNILMYVSPLTIMKKVIKTRSVKYMPFPLSLASFFNGCIWMSYALIKFDIYILICNGIGVISGLLQLFIYAYYYLTGSKVEEIIEKEPSKLEQNKVQLSVIEGPCKV from the exons ATGGTGAGCGCGGATCTTGCTCGGTTTATCGTTGGCGTTATTG GAAATGTGATCTCCTTCGGCCTCTTTCTGTCACCAGT ACCAACATTTTAcgaaataataaagaagaaatcaGTGGAAGAATTCAAGCCAGATCCTTATATCGCAACAGCGTTAAACTGTATGTTTTGGGTGTTCTATGGAATGCCTTTTGTTCATCCAGACAGCTTTTTGGTCATCACCATCAACTCCGTTGGACTTCTTCTTGAGATCATTTATTTGaccatcttcttcctctatGCTGATTATAGAGGCCGG ACAAAAGTGTGCATCTCTCTTCTAATTGAACTCATATTGGTATCCATTGTAATTCACATAACCATATTAGCTCTGCAAGGAACAAAGAATAGATCATTGATGGTTGGAATtatttgtgacattttcaACATCTTGATGTATGTCTCTCCTCTAACTATCATG AAAAAGGTGATAAAGACCAGAAGTGTGAAGTATATGCCATTTCCCCTTTCATTGGCTAGCTTCTTCAATGGTTGCATTTGGATGTCTTATGCTCTCatcaaatttgatatctaCATATTG ATTTGCAATGGAATTGGAGTAATTTCAGGCCTCCTTCAACTATTTATATATGCATATTATTACCTAACAGGTTCGAAAGTGGAAGAAATTATAGAGAAGGAGCCAAGTaaattagaacaaaataaGGTTCAACTGTCTGTCATAGAAGGACCATGCAAAGTCTAG